In the Verrucomicrobiia bacterium genome, one interval contains:
- a CDS encoding PadR family transcriptional regulator, whose product MENKINNLVAEWDDVYKKGQLSLWILLAIFEGRKYAAQISEFMQDATGGNFEVKEQSLYRALRRFSAMGLVAIIMQDSPHGGPKRKYYELTTEGKEVLGRFIALNITPMLSPPINQLLKTAAWSENHESTEQTTT is encoded by the coding sequence ATGGAAAACAAAATTAACAATTTGGTGGCCGAATGGGACGACGTGTATAAAAAGGGACAATTGAGCCTCTGGATACTACTTGCCATCTTTGAAGGGCGTAAATACGCCGCGCAAATTAGTGAATTTATGCAGGATGCCACAGGCGGCAACTTTGAAGTAAAAGAACAAAGCCTTTATCGCGCCCTCCGCCGCTTTAGTGCCATGGGCTTAGTGGCGATAATCATGCAAGATTCACCGCACGGCGGACCAAAGCGTAAATATTACGAACTGACTACTGAAGGCAAGGAGGTACTTGGGCGTTTCATCGCCTTAAATATCACCCCTATGCTGAGCCCGCCAATTAACCAACTATTAAAAACTGCCGCATGGAGCGAAAATCATGAATCAACAGAGCAAACAACCACATAA
- a CDS encoding DUF2164 family protein, translated as MKRKWDTTNEAVQKKCIDEVIARIEEIEDGAVGVIVAQDIIDIVTEHLGPELYNLGIRDAKKAIQERLQDIEVDLAMLEQQP; from the coding sequence ATGAAACGCAAATGGGATACCACAAACGAGGCCGTACAGAAAAAGTGCATTGATGAAGTAATTGCGCGCATTGAAGAAATCGAAGATGGCGCGGTTGGGGTAATCGTAGCGCAAGATATAATCGATATCGTTACCGAGCACTTGGGGCCAGAACTATACAACTTAGGCATCCGCGATGCGAAAAAAGCTATACAAGAGCGGTTACAGGATATTGAAGTCGATTTAGCTATGCTCGAACAACAGCCGTAA
- a CDS encoding MFS transporter, which translates to MKALLIKIYLYRIFSEFMLLYPLYNVMFAERGGLSTFQISLLLGIWAVIILLAEVPTGALADKYSRRNLLGLAQIIRAIGYGIWVFWPTFEGFLLGLALWGIGRSLSSGTFEALVFDELKTAGKETLYAKVLGRSESFAMFFGLGATLLAMPVFAWLGYEGVLWSSVIATILASGMAFTLPHKKKQDNIEPVPYATIIRQAITEVRGNRALLRLIAFGVFVGVLFRIFDEYASLIIKAGDVSTVLIPAVSLLVFLPVIVMDFFAYKLEKWRPVSFMVLLIAAGAALAAAGKFLGPAGLVGFAAFMLLVKVSITVFGAKVQHAIQGKTRATITSINGLGVEAGAVIGFLTYGVFTELTTTAGVLIIFGLLTSAVGVAYLVVTRGRFLAKA; encoded by the coding sequence ATGAAGGCCTTGTTAATTAAGATTTACTTGTACCGCATTTTTAGCGAGTTCATGTTGCTTTATCCCTTGTACAATGTCATGTTTGCCGAACGCGGCGGCTTGAGTACGTTTCAGATTTCGCTGCTGCTTGGTATCTGGGCAGTTATTATCTTGCTTGCAGAAGTGCCAACCGGTGCTTTGGCAGATAAATATTCACGACGCAACTTGCTGGGCCTGGCTCAAATTATTCGTGCAATTGGCTACGGCATATGGGTGTTTTGGCCAACATTCGAAGGTTTTTTGCTTGGCTTGGCGCTTTGGGGGATCGGTCGGTCGCTTAGTTCGGGCACCTTTGAAGCTTTGGTGTTTGACGAATTAAAAACCGCCGGAAAAGAGACCTTATATGCCAAAGTGCTTGGGCGTTCTGAAAGCTTTGCCATGTTCTTTGGGCTGGGCGCCACTTTGCTGGCGATGCCAGTGTTTGCCTGGCTGGGGTATGAAGGAGTGCTATGGAGCAGTGTTATAGCGACGATTCTTGCGAGTGGTATGGCGTTTACTTTGCCTCACAAAAAGAAACAGGACAATATTGAACCAGTGCCGTACGCAACGATCATACGTCAAGCCATTACAGAAGTACGTGGAAACCGTGCGCTGTTAAGACTCATTGCGTTTGGGGTGTTTGTTGGGGTGCTGTTTCGTATCTTTGATGAATATGCCTCGCTGATTATTAAGGCTGGCGATGTTTCGACGGTTTTGATTCCGGCTGTGTCGCTACTTGTATTTTTGCCGGTTATTGTAATGGATTTCTTTGCCTATAAATTAGAAAAATGGCGTCCGGTGAGTTTTATGGTGCTGCTTATCGCGGCGGGAGCTGCCTTAGCTGCGGCGGGCAAGTTCCTGGGGCCGGCTGGTCTGGTTGGCTTTGCCGCCTTTATGCTGCTCGTGAAGGTGTCGATAACGGTGTTTGGTGCAAAAGTGCAGCACGCGATTCAGGGTAAAACGCGAGCGACTATTACCTCGATTAATGGCTTAGGGGTGGAAGCCGGCGCTGTGATCGGGTTTCTTACTTATGGAGTATTCACGGAGCTCACGACAACGGCCGGTGTGTTAATTATCTTTGGATTACTCACTAGTGCTGTAGGCGTCGCTTATTTAGTGGTGACGCGTGGACGGTTCCTGGCAAAAGCTTAA
- a CDS encoding nucleoside triphosphate pyrophosphohydrolase: MPKFKFAKLVRDKIVEHQIASGATPIYRQLNPKEHKNELIKKIVEESQEILHAKPEEVAAEIADVQQALDDLKEQYGLTDKDITKAQAIKNEKNGAFKKGLYVDYVELDGNSKWADYYRKNSSRYPEIK, translated from the coding sequence ATGCCTAAGTTCAAATTCGCTAAACTAGTTCGCGACAAGATAGTTGAGCATCAAATTGCATCTGGCGCGACTCCCATCTACCGTCAGCTAAATCCAAAAGAGCATAAAAATGAGCTAATCAAGAAGATAGTGGAAGAATCCCAAGAGATTCTTCACGCCAAGCCTGAGGAAGTTGCTGCGGAAATAGCGGATGTCCAACAGGCACTTGATGACCTAAAAGAGCAATACGGGCTAACAGACAAAGATATCACAAAAGCTCAAGCTATAAAAAATGAGAAGAACGGAGCATTCAAAAAAGGCTTGTACGTTGATTATGTAGAACTCGATGGCAATAGTAAGTGGGCTGATTATTACCGCAAAAATAGTAGTCGCTATCCTGAGATAAAATAG